ACCCCCTTTCCTCGTCTCTGATTGGTAGCTCTCACAGCAGGGACCCTCCTACCAGAAATATAAccaactttttaaataaaacaaaaacacgctCGAAGCACCTTCACGGTGGTTTTATGCAAAATACATGAATGATTCCACGTGGGTTTTCCTGCCAGAGAGCGTAACGGTAACAGGGGAGTTTAGTGAACGTCTTGATTCCCTTCAGGTCGTAGTTTACTCGTCGGTGACTGAACTTAGCTAGCTAGGCTGGCTAACTCTGAACCTCTGCACCAGAAACACGTGTTATTGGGAAAATGAACGCAGAAACATCTGGTTGGTATAATTAAATAAACCTGTAAACATCTTCACAGCATCACACAGACCACGCAACTGAGTCAACAGTGGCTCTGGACTTGGATTCATTCATGTTCGTCTCCATTCTTGTGTCTCTGCTGACTTCAGGTTGGACCATGGAGAACATCCAGAGGCTGTTTGTAGAAATGAAAAGCGGGATCCCCAGGACCTACGCTACGTGCTCTTACGCGAAGGGACTGAAGCACGTAGACTGGAACAAGGTGGCGTTCGCTCCTTTCTCTGCGGAAGACTGCGAGCGAAAGTGGAGACTTCTTATGAAGAAGGTGACTCGGGTTTATATCAACATGTCAGTCAAGAGCTGCTCTGGAGCTTTCTATCATGTTACATAATAAACTCAAACTCATTTCCTAGTGTACAATAGCTTTTCTTTGAGGATTGGATTAATTTGTTGTCACTCAACATGAACATTATCGTGAACTTTATATTAGAGTCTGCCTGGGCTCTGGGATCAGCCTCATTTCTTTGTGATTAAAATTATTACATCACATTGTTTCTCCTAATATTCTACTTTACCAGATCCCAACTGGGCTCAATCTCATGTTCATGGAACCAGTTTGAGACGACCTTTTATATGTGACATTACAATTAGAGATGTTCTATATCCTTTTTCACCTTCTGATTCCGATACCTGGCCTTTGCTGAACCCAGGCAACAATCATGGGGATGTTTTACTTGTTGGACTTTCCAGCATGAAATTTTGCCAAATTGCTATCATTTCAGCTAGCTCTGGCTAAAGCTACACTACCAGAAACCCTAAAACATAATTGGTCAGTGATAGAGAGGCAACACGCGTTATACGTTATAACTTCAATAGAGTGTAATAATCTTGCTGTTGTCTCTCAGATGCGCAAACAGCGGTCCCTCGCAGAGCTCATTGTTGAAGCTGAAGATGTCCTGTCAGACCCTGTCCTGAACAGTAAGGTGAGAGCAGCACGATGGAGCTctttaaaaggaaataaaatggCTCTGTGCaaggttatattttcatttattagaCAATGACACTGATAGATGTGTAGGAGTAAGATGTTGTTATTGCAGTCAGAAAGGCTGCCAgccatgaaaaagaaaagaaaaattaacAGTGACTGTTTTTGCTGCAGATCCATCCAGACTACCCAACTAGACCCCCCACTTCATGTGTCTTGTTTTATGAGGAGAACTGGGTCAGAATTAAAGAACAGCACCCAGAGCTGAGTCACGCTGAGGTAGTGGCGGCAACGGGCAAGGCGTACAGAGAGCTCCCAGATAGCAAAAAGGTACTTTCAGTGGGGGGCTACTGCGGAAACATTCACATTCAGTGTTGCTTTAACCGTTTAACATTAAGTACTGACCTTAATGCAAATCACAGGCTCTATATTTGAAGAAATACCAGCTTGCTCACCACAAATACAGGGAAAAGACAAAGGAGTTCAGGTAGGAAATGAACACACTTACAATACAGTGTTACAATACACTATGTGATTTGAACTGGAAGGCTCCCACTGTAAACTCACTGTTTTGCtaattctttgtctttcagggaaACGCATCTCAAGCTTTCAGATATTGTGGACACGAGTAAGCAGGTGACTGTAGATGTAAGTGATCCAAGTCACATGAGGCAGTTCTCTTTGTGAACTGCGGTGagctgtttgtattgtttctgCTTCAACTTCTTACAAGGTTCTAAATCTCACTTGTGTTAAACTTATGTGTGACTTGTCAACAGGGTGAAGATGCAGAAGGTCTGCCGCCCAGGCCTCCTATGTAAGCCACACACAagttaattaaattttttttttttttaattcactaaTTCACATTTAACGCACCAAATCGCGCACACTCCTAATTATCATTCCcactaaacatgcctgatttttttcttcatcaaaatccacaaattattctctGGTAAATCACCCATGACGAGCCATGGGTGAaacatgtttgttgtgtgtgtcatCACAGCACTGTCGATACATGTGTTGTACCCAAATGCCTCAATTGAACAGAATACAGGCCACTCCCATTCAGTTTAAATAGGCCGGTCATGTTTGAAGCGCACCCTCTTCATACCCCAcctgacaaagagagagagaggatgcatCACAATTTGTGCCTGGTCGAGGACAAACACAATGGATTTAATTTAGTCTTGCTTCCTTTGGACTTTATTATTCTTCTTAATCACCTTTTTGTTACTTTTCTATTTTCCTGTGAATGTGTATCTTTAGAAATGGCTATAAGATATTCTGCAAAGAGCAACTGGGGTCCATGGCTGGGGTCCCTAGTAGAGACTATATGAAGGTGTGGTCCCAACGTTGGCGGGACTTGACTAAGAGTCAGAAGAAAGAGTTCTCTGAACACTGCTCCGaggtatgaacacacacacatgcagaggttCATATAGGTGGAAAACAAACTGCTGTGCCACAATTTTCTGATATCAAGATCAGCATTGTTGATTTGAGTATTCTGTTCAATCTTAATGCAGTACTTGGTTGATTTCTTTCAGATGAAGAAAACCtatacaatcaagctgcataaatatataaaggtGAGTAATTTATAAATTTTAAGATGCAGCTTCCAACTTACTCTGATGGACTTTTTGTAACGTTGCTGTTTACCCCTCTCAGAACatggatgaggaggaacaggagaggATCCTAACCGACAATGCCAGGTACATATCTAAAGAGGTGAGAGGTTATTTTGTTGTAATGACGATTAAGCCTTTTTCTCTTTGCCTCATTATAACATCGGTTTAGACTCAGTGTTGATGGTTTTTGTGCTCTTCACTTGTGGAAACTACATTGGATCAATCTTCTCTTCTAAGGTTGATATGAAAAGTGTCGAGTCCAAGGTGACATCTCGGTGAGCAACTTCAGACAACGGTTACGTCACTGGATTCATTACAACCTGCAACAAAATTAATTCTTCAGTTGTCTGTTATCAGCGGGCTTCACAAGAAGAAACGCCAAAAAGAGAAAGCACTAGGAGACAGTAGAGGATATTCAAAGGACCTGCAGAAGTGGTTTAAGGTATACAGAATACATTTTCCATATTATATAtccaaatcaaatattttttcatcTCAGCacgtttgttgtttatttttctttaaattgtGTCACATTTTACATTCTGCAGACATTGACGGCAGCAGACCAAGAGGAATATCAGGCATCGAACCCAAAGGTATGTATTTTAGTAGCTATTTCTTTTTCTGTAATAATTTTTCTGTGACCGTTTCTCTCAAATTCACAATAAACTGTACATGTACCTGTCTTTGCAGAAATGTCGATACGTCAATGTCAAAAGATCGTCAGTAAGTTGCATTGTTAATACATCTTTCTTGAAGTTGCTCTTCTAAACTGAagtaaatatattttacttAGTGAAGTCATAAATTACCATGTgagttatataatatataattcatagaataaatatatattgtatatgctGCACTCAGGATTGAAAAGCTCTCTTCTCAGTCTACATGTATTCTCTCACAGGATTCAGAAGATGAAGACATTGAggacagcagcagtgatgaagaagaggtcTATCTAGACTGCAATGAGGTTTGAAAACTAAATCATAGTTGTATGTTTTGTATTCAGTTTTGCAGCTGTGCATCCAGATGTTATAAAATATCAACTCTTGATCCACAGGATATGGGGGAAGCAGAGGAGGGTGACATCACGTTTGATATGTATTAGATGGTGAGATGGACAGCAGAGATCTCACCAACAATCACATTAAGTCCAGAGCCGGATTCTGGATTTGATCATATTGACAGGGACCTCAGTGACAGACTTGGACCTGCATAACTAAATGATGTAACTGTGGTTTACGTGGTGTGTATTCCCAAATTAATTTGTACATATTATGAGAGAgcaaatcagtttttttataatctgCCATAGCAATCATGTCAGTGTGTGGGGTTTCCTCCAGgtcatgtgagtgtgaatggttaaTCGGCCCCTTTGATGGATGTGCAGCCTCTCCAGGCTGtacacccccccctcctcgccCAGTGTCAGTCAGGATCGGCTCCAGCAACCCTACGACCTTTCAAGGACACACAGCATAGATAATGTATGGATGCCATAGAAATGCTGTTTACGAGTGGAAAACATGTGGACTCTAGAGGAGCCTGTAGTCCATTTCCTCAGGGATCCCAGGATAATGGATCTAGCCCCTTTAAAGGAACATAATGTATCTGTGAACAAATGAATTCCACTTGATTGTATCATTAGTCAGCTTATTTTCTATATCTGCTGTTAAAATCAGATATAGAAAATATTCACCTGTCTGAATAATGGGATTATTGAAACgaaatatataatgtatgtataaaaatgaaaaatatttcaTCATCAAACATTAGTTATTTATGTGAAAAAGCCTTGCTCATTGTGGTATCTGtcaacaaatgcaaaaaaaaaaccatttcCAATAAACTTTTTTATATACTGGGTGTCTATTTTTTACTGTGGCCTTTGTTAAAGTGGGAATATTATCATCATTGGTATAAACACCATCATATCTGTTAGTATCACATTATTCCTTCTAGTATaccaacaagatggagatgcTCACTTTTAAATCTCTGGATGGAACCGCTCccaaatacataaacacacaaaactgttATTCACAAGTGCCTAAGTTATTTTATAAGGTCATACcattacatacatttttatCGTATATAGAGTATTAGTAGTATTTTTCCccttttaaagttatttttagaCGTTGATATTCTATTctacttttttgttgtcttCTTTGACTTAAATTTTGTATTTCAAATTGTTTACTTTACATGTTGTTCAACTAACTGGTCACAAACCAGTGGCTTGCAGCGGCTCATCGCAGCACTGAGCCGGCACACAGAGCCAGGAGACCCCGgacccgaggaggaggaggaggaggaggaggaggaggaggaaaccctCGCTGGAGGAAAAGTCGTCGTGTTGCAATCGATTACTACTGCCTGCTCTCTCTGACGTCAAGATGGACGCCTGCCGAAAcaggtaaataaacacaattagGGGTTTTGCGGGGCCGTGATTGAAGGTTTCCCCAGCGTCGAGGCCTTTTATGTAGGGACTCGACTGTCGTTTGTGCGTCTCCTCTCCGCCGCTTCGCTGACGGTTTGTCCGGGGGAGCTGAGAGACGGACAGccgcagtgcagcagcagcagctcccggTTCGTGGAACAAACCCTTTAATGATTTCCTCCAAACAACAATAACTTCCAGCTACAACGCAACACACCGCTTTGTTCCGCCTGTCCTCAGCCCCGGTGCGGTGCGGTACACCGGGGGTTAGCTTGTAGCTGTAGCCGCGGAGCACCCGGTGGTTTGGGAGCAGGAGAACCCGCCGCTCCTCCCCGCTAACCTCTGCTCGTTCTCGGTTCCTCGGGGCTATTCGCAGCCCCGCTCTTTGTTTTCGAGCTCCGGGCTGCAGCTGCCTCCATTGAACCCACAAGGAGCCGCCAGCACCGGGGTTGTTTactgtgtgtgaaggtgttaaacaaccacacacagttATGTTATGTTCTTTTGTGTTATTCGCAGGTTATAACGAGGGAAGCGGCTCCTCTGCAGTATTCAACGTGCATTTGTGAGTAGCCGCATCGCATTACATGTTGCACCACACACCCAGACGAACCAGGGATTCTAACTCCTGCGCCGTG
The Pleuronectes platessa chromosome 21, fPlePla1.1, whole genome shotgun sequence DNA segment above includes these coding regions:
- the LOC128426292 gene encoding nucleolar transcription factor 1, whose translation is MNAETSGWTMENIQRLFVEMKSGIPRTYATCSYAKGLKHVDWNKVAFAPFSAEDCERKWRLLMKKMRKQRSLAELIVEAEDVLSDPVLNSKIHPDYPTRPPTSCVLFYEENWVRIKEQHPELSHAEVVAATGKAYRELPDSKKALYLKKYQLAHHKYREKTKEFRETHLKLSDIVDTSKQVTVDGEDAEGLPPRPPINGYKIFCKEQLGSMAGVPSRDYMKVWSQRWRDLTKSQKKEFSEHCSEMKKTYTIKLHKYIKNMDEEEQERILTDNARYISKEVDMKSVESKVTSRGLHKKKRQKEKALGDSRGYSKDLQKWFKTLTAADQEEYQASNPKKCRYVNVKRSSDSEDEDIEDSSSDEEEVYLDCNEDMGEAEEGDITFDMY